In Vibrio kanaloae, the genomic stretch ATCTAATTCATTAGGGCGTGATATCTGCATTCGGAATAGACGACCGACTTAATCGATTATCGCCTTATACATTAGAAGCTGGCAGCGTCCTTCTAGCCAGCTTCGAGCCTTTTTATTTCAAGGTTTAAGGTTACTTCTTAGGTTTATGACCACTTATAAATTTACGGTTACTTCTGAGGTTTGTTACGTTCGATTACGCTAATCGCGATCGCCAAGAATAGGATGTCTTTCACTAGGAAGAAGTTAGTGACTAAGATGCCATCCGATACTTTCCAAGCATTTGGCGTTGTAATCAGGAAGCTGAGTGTCACAACAAAGATAGCCGCTGCCGCAATGCCTGAATAGAAGGCAACTGTCGGTTTCTTAAATCCAACGATCAGTCCAATTGCGACAATGATCTCCGCACCACCCACCATGTTAGACACAGCTTGTACTGAGAACAGACTGTAAAGCCAGTTCATTGCGGGATGATTTGCGATTAGAGGTTCAATGAGCATCGCTTCGGTTGGCGTAAATTTGTAGATACCAATCCAAGCTAGCACTAATGCTACGCCAACCACTCCAAGGTTATATCCCACATTAGTCTGTTTTAAATCATAGGTTTGAACATGCATAAAAGTACTCCATTTAATAAAATCCCTGAATATGACCGCACGAGTACACATTTAATTTCGTTGTGAGAATTATACTTAATTTTTTTTAGCGAGCGTAGGTTCGAGAATTCATGAATCGGGTCGAAAAGTGGTTAGTTGCAAAGGCGAGGTGTAAGGCGGGAAGAGGTACGCTCTAATTTTTTTCAATATTAGAAGTTTGAATTAGATTACGCTGACGTAAATACTAATTATAAGAAGAGAATCACCTGTGAAAATCCATAGAATTAACCCGACCAAACGTTGGAATGATGTAGCTGTCCTTAATGGCATTGCAAGTTTTGCTGAAGTTCCAGAGACGGATGCATCTGAAGGAATTAGAGTCAGGTTCAGAAAATTTTTGATCAGGCTGAAGAAATGATGAGTTTGGTCGATATCGATAAATCTCGCGTATTGTCGGTTGCTA encodes the following:
- a CDS encoding DUF417 family protein, which gives rise to MHVQTYDLKQTNVGYNLGVVGVALVLAWIGIYKFTPTEAMLIEPLIANHPAMNWLYSLFSVQAVSNMVGGAEIIVAIGLIVGFKKPTVAFYSGIAAAAIFVVTLSFLITTPNAWKVSDGILVTNFFLVKDILFLAIAISVIERNKPQK